A genomic stretch from Tenrec ecaudatus isolate mTenEca1 chromosome X, mTenEca1.hap1, whole genome shotgun sequence includes:
- the GDPD2 gene encoding glycerophosphoinositol inositolphosphodiesterase GDPD2: MAESSRSSSIWTQCLHCLYSCHWKQSPQTSKCDCIWFGLLFFTFLLSLGWLYIGLILLNDLHNFNEFLFHHWGHWMDWSLVFLLVISLLVTYASLLLLLALFLQLCGQPLHLHSLHKILLFLIMLLVATGLVGLDIQWRQEWGSLRLSLQATAPFLHIGAVAGITLLAWSVADIFYRVHKKGPKILLLLSFFGVTFAIYLAPLFISSPCIMKPRDLPPKPGLVGHRGAPMLAPENTLMSLRKTAECGATVFETDVMVSSDGVPFLMHDEQLSRTTNVASVFPDRITAHSSDFSWSELKRLNAGTWFLERQPFWGAKKLSGPDWKEAENQTVPALEELLKEAANLNLSIMFDLRRPPRNHTYHDTFVNQTLETVLSTRVPQAMVFWLPDENRANVQQRAPRMRQIYGHHGANTTERPQFLNLPYQHLPLLDLKALHQDNVSVNLFVVNKSWLFSLLWCAGVDSVTTNDCQLLQQMHYPIWLIPPHTYLMMWIITNGISALLLLWTFLLRRRCATERERTGLETSVLLTTINSPSTE; this comes from the exons ATGGCTGAATCCTCAAGAAGCAGCTCCATCTGGACCCAGTGCCTCCACTGCCTGTATAGCTGCCACTGGAAGCAATCCCCCCAAACCAGCAAG TGTGACTGTATCTGGTTTGGCCTACtcttcttcaccttcctcctctccctgggctggctgtaCATCGGGCTCATCCTTCTCAATGACCTGCACAACTTCAATGA aTTTCTATTTCACCATTGGGGACACTGGATGGACTGGTCCCTGGTATTCTTGTTGGTCATCTCTCTACTGGTCACATATGCATCCCTACTATTG CTCCTGGCCCTATTCTTGCAACTCTGCGGACAGCCTCTGCATCTGCACAGTCTCCACAAG ATACTGCTGTTCCTCATTATGCTTCTTGTGGCCACTGGCCTCGTGGGACTGGATATCCAATGGCGGCAGGAGTGGGGCAGCTTACGTCTGTCACTACAG GCCACAGCCCCATTCCTCCATATTGGAGCAGTGGCCGGAATCACACTCCTGGCCTGGTCTGTGGCTGATATCTTCTACCGTGTCCATAAAAAAG GACCCAAGATTCTGCTACTGCTCTCATTTTTTGGAGTCACCTTCGCCATCTATCTGGCCCCCCTCTTCATCTCCTCACCCTGCATCATGAAACCCAGAGACTTACCCCCTAAGCCTGGGCTGGTGGGCCACCGAGGGGCCCCAATG CTGGCTCCTGAGAACACTTTAATGTCTTTGCGGAAGACTGCGGAATGTGGAGCTACTGTGTTTGAGACAGATGTGATGGTCAG CTCTGACGGGGTTCCCTTCCTCATGCATGATGAGCAACTGAGTAGGACCACGAACGTGGCCTCTGTGTTCCCAGACCGAATCACAGCTCACAGCAGCGACTTCTCCTGGTCTGAATTGAAGAGACTCAATGCTGGGACTTGGTTCCTAGAG AGACAGCCCTTCTGGGGGGCCAAGAAATTATCAGGCCCCGATTGGAAAGAAGCTGAAAATCAGACAGTGCCAGCATTGGAGGAGTTATTGAAGGAAGCTGCGAACCTCAACCTCTCCATCATGTTTGACTTGCGCCGCCCCCCACGAAACCACACATACCATGATACCTTTGTAAACCAGACACTGGAGACTGTGCTGAGTACAAgagtgccccaagccatg GTCTTTTGGCTACCAGATGAAAATCGGGCCAATGTCCAGCAACGGGCCCCCAGAATGCGCCAGATATATGGACATCATGGAGCCAACACAACTGAGAGACCCCAATTTCTCAACCTCCCCTACCAACACCTGCCATTGTTGGATCTCAA GGCACTACACCAGGATAATGTCTCGGTGAACCTATTTGTTGTGAATAAGTCATGGCTCTTCTCCCTACTCTGGTGTGCAGGGGTGGATTCAGTCACCACCAACGACTGCCAGCTGCTGCAACAGATGCATTACCCCATCTGGCTTATT CCCCCTCACACCTACCTAATGATGTGGATCATCACCAATGGTATATCTGCCCTACTGCTTTTGTGGACCTTTCTCCTCCGAAG GAGATGTgctacagagagagaaagaactg GCTTAGAAACATCAGTGCTGCTGACCACGATCAACAGTCCTAGTACGGAGTAA